In the Pseudomonas orientalis genome, one interval contains:
- a CDS encoding DUF3313 domain-containing protein, with protein sequence MNLRLMVSALCIALIGMAGCASKVTQPDEYSGFLSDYSRLKEARSPSGASVMRWVDPELDLSRYKAVYIEPTQFYPKPQATSRIPDSTLRGISDYYHQALKRELAGSLPLANGPGPGVIVVRAAITAVSSKTEGLKPYEFIPVALVAAAVSTGTGIRDQETTLGTEAQFLDGASGNVLAQVVRRGTGKPLANDTQVMKADDVKSVIDGWASDLHQSYLKLK encoded by the coding sequence ATGAACCTAAGGCTAATGGTCAGCGCGCTGTGCATCGCCTTGATCGGCATGGCGGGCTGCGCCAGCAAGGTCACCCAACCGGACGAGTATTCGGGCTTCCTGTCGGACTACAGCCGACTCAAGGAAGCCAGGTCGCCCTCCGGTGCCTCGGTGATGCGCTGGGTCGATCCCGAACTGGACCTGAGCCGCTATAAGGCGGTGTACATCGAACCCACGCAGTTCTATCCCAAGCCTCAAGCCACCTCTCGGATTCCGGACAGCACCCTGCGTGGCATCAGTGACTATTACCACCAGGCGCTCAAGCGTGAACTGGCCGGTTCATTGCCGCTGGCCAATGGCCCGGGTCCTGGTGTGATTGTGGTGCGCGCGGCGATCACGGCCGTCAGCAGCAAAACCGAAGGTCTAAAGCCGTATGAGTTCATTCCTGTGGCGTTGGTTGCTGCGGCGGTGAGTACCGGCACCGGGATTCGCGACCAGGAAACCACCTTGGGCACTGAGGCACAGTTCCTCGATGGCGCCAGCGGCAACGTGCTTGCCCAAGTGGTGCGCAGGGGCACCGGAAAGCCGCTGGCGAACGACACTCAGGTGATGAAGGCGGATGATGTAAAAAGCGTTATCGATGGATGGGCGTCGGACCTGCATCAGTCTTATCTGAAGCTCAAATAG
- a CDS encoding response regulator, with protein sequence MNPASSVDEKSFRKLLSRNVALPLGVGVLSAVFFVVLITYLLSVIRWVEHTDRVLNNLNESSKLTVDLETGMRGFLITGDEHFLDPYEVAKPRIIADLRNLQELVADNPQQVDRLKRLEALQVEWNKYAQSMIELQRSSGDYRGAVKAGRGKRLTDEIRKEYDDAVAMEQQFRIARNEEVTRTTVVSVTLYLVFVLGLSGVLAYIGRKNLLELSNSYSANLASQKKIAKRLEQQAWLRNGQTELAEQVLGQLTLNLLGRNILQFFAQYMGSAVAALYVREEHGGLRRVATYGFSREQSQLEQAIYSDEGIVGQAAQLDRLIRLDDVPVDYFKVSSGLGEGTTRSVLVVPTSDDDRVNGVIELGFLRPLEERDVELLELIAGNIGTSIEAARYRQRLQEVLAETQQLNEELQVQQEELKTANEELEEQSRILKESQAHLETQQAELEQTNEQLAEQTQTLAEQRDAMDRKNIELNRVQLELEDRADELQRSSKYKSEFLANMSHELRTPLNSSLILAKLLAENPQDNLSAEQVKFAESIYSAGNDLLNLINDILDISKVEAGKLEVRPENSSVERLVDGLRGMFEPLAKDRNLGFQIDVQQGSPTLLFTDRQRLEQILKNLLSNAIKFTEQGQVSLSVSRAPGEGIAFTVRDSGIGIAQDQQESIFEAFRQADGTTNRRYGGTGLGLSISRDLATLLGGYISVTSEPGKGSIFTLVLPEQYVERGEDAAPIEVPHQAVAAPVPAPLPVKVAMPQVADAEPIPRFADDRDKAPFTTRCILVVEDEPNFARILFDLAHELGYNCLVAHGADEGYSLAEEFIPDAILLDMRLPDHSGLTVLQRLKEHANTRHIPVHVISVEDRVEAAMHMGAIGYAVKPTTREELKDVFARLEAKLTQKVKRVLLVEDDDLQRDSIARLIGDDDIEITDVGYAQAALDLLRTNVYDCMIIDLKLPDMLGNELLKRMATEDICSFPPVIVYTGRNLTRDEEAELRKYSRSIIIKGARSPERLLDEVTLFLHKVESQLSHDRQKMLKTARSRDKVFEGRKILLVDDDVRNIFALTSALEHKGAVVVIGRNGREAIYKLNEVEDIDLVLMDVMMPEMDGYEATALIRQDPRWKKLPIIAVTAKAMKDDQERCLAAGSNDYLAKPIDLDRLFSLIRVWLPKMERI encoded by the coding sequence ATGAATCCCGCGTCGTCAGTTGATGAAAAGAGCTTCCGCAAACTCCTGAGCCGTAACGTGGCCCTGCCATTGGGTGTGGGTGTGCTCAGCGCGGTGTTTTTCGTGGTGCTGATCACCTACCTGCTGTCGGTGATTCGGTGGGTGGAGCACACCGACCGGGTGCTCAACAACCTCAATGAATCGTCCAAACTGACGGTCGACCTGGAAACCGGCATGCGCGGTTTCCTGATCACCGGTGACGAGCATTTCCTCGACCCCTATGAAGTGGCCAAGCCAAGGATCATTGCCGACCTGCGCAATTTGCAGGAACTGGTTGCCGACAATCCGCAGCAGGTCGACCGTCTCAAGCGCCTGGAAGCGCTGCAAGTGGAATGGAACAAGTACGCGCAGTCGATGATTGAATTGCAGCGCAGCAGCGGCGATTACCGTGGTGCGGTCAAGGCGGGCCGGGGCAAGCGCCTGACCGACGAGATCCGCAAGGAATATGACGACGCGGTGGCGATGGAACAGCAGTTCCGTATCGCCCGCAATGAAGAGGTCACGCGTACCACGGTGGTCAGCGTGACGCTGTATCTGGTGTTTGTACTCGGGCTAAGCGGTGTGCTTGCGTATATCGGTCGAAAGAATTTACTCGAACTTTCAAACAGTTACAGTGCAAACCTCGCGTCACAAAAGAAGATTGCCAAGCGCCTGGAGCAGCAGGCCTGGCTGCGCAACGGCCAAACCGAACTGGCCGAACAGGTGCTTGGCCAACTGACCTTGAACCTGCTGGGCCGCAACATCCTGCAGTTCTTTGCCCAGTACATGGGCTCAGCGGTTGCCGCGTTGTACGTGCGTGAAGAGCACGGCGGCCTGCGTCGGGTGGCCACGTACGGCTTCTCCCGCGAACAGTCGCAGTTGGAACAGGCGATCTACAGCGACGAAGGCATCGTGGGGCAGGCCGCCCAGCTCGATCGCCTGATCCGCCTGGACGACGTTCCGGTTGACTATTTCAAGGTCAGTTCGGGGCTGGGTGAGGGCACCACCCGCAGCGTACTGGTGGTGCCGACCAGCGATGACGACCGTGTCAACGGTGTGATCGAACTGGGCTTCCTGCGCCCGCTGGAAGAGCGCGATGTGGAACTGCTGGAACTGATCGCCGGCAATATCGGCACCTCCATCGAAGCCGCGCGTTATCGCCAGCGGTTGCAGGAAGTCCTCGCCGAAACCCAGCAGCTCAACGAAGAGCTGCAAGTGCAGCAGGAAGAGCTCAAGACCGCCAACGAAGAGCTGGAGGAACAATCACGCATCCTCAAGGAGTCCCAGGCGCACTTGGAAACCCAGCAAGCAGAGCTTGAGCAGACCAACGAACAACTGGCCGAACAGACCCAGACCCTGGCCGAGCAGCGCGATGCCATGGACCGCAAGAACATCGAGCTCAACCGGGTCCAGCTGGAACTGGAAGATCGCGCCGATGAGCTGCAACGCTCAAGCAAGTACAAATCCGAATTCCTCGCCAACATGTCCCACGAACTGCGCACGCCGCTCAACAGCTCGCTGATCCTGGCCAAGCTGCTGGCCGAGAACCCCCAGGACAATCTCAGTGCCGAACAGGTCAAGTTTGCCGAGTCGATCTATTCGGCCGGCAATGACCTGCTCAACCTGATCAACGACATCCTGGATATCTCCAAGGTGGAAGCCGGCAAGTTGGAAGTGCGTCCGGAAAACTCCAGCGTCGAGCGTCTGGTGGACGGCCTGCGCGGCATGTTCGAGCCGCTGGCCAAGGATCGCAACCTGGGCTTCCAGATCGACGTGCAGCAAGGTTCACCCACCCTGTTGTTCACCGACCGCCAGCGTCTGGAGCAGATCCTCAAGAACCTGCTGTCCAACGCCATCAAGTTCACCGAACAGGGCCAGGTCAGCCTGTCGGTGTCCCGGGCGCCGGGGGAGGGCATTGCCTTTACCGTGCGCGATTCCGGGATAGGGATCGCCCAGGATCAACAGGAAAGCATCTTCGAAGCCTTCCGCCAGGCTGACGGCACCACCAATCGCCGTTACGGCGGCACCGGCCTGGGCCTGTCCATTTCCCGCGACCTGGCGACCTTGCTGGGCGGCTACATCAGCGTGACCAGCGAGCCGGGCAAGGGCAGCATTTTCACGCTGGTATTACCGGAACAGTATGTCGAACGCGGCGAAGATGCCGCACCGATTGAAGTCCCACACCAAGCGGTGGCAGCGCCGGTACCTGCGCCTTTGCCGGTCAAGGTAGCAATGCCGCAGGTGGCCGATGCCGAACCGATCCCACGCTTTGCCGATGACCGTGACAAAGCGCCCTTCACCACCCGCTGCATCCTGGTGGTGGAAGATGAGCCGAATTTCGCGCGCATCCTCTTCGACCTGGCTCACGAACTGGGCTACAACTGCCTGGTCGCCCACGGTGCCGACGAAGGCTACAGCCTGGCCGAAGAGTTCATCCCCGACGCGATCCTGCTGGACATGCGCCTGCCGGACCATTCCGGGCTGACGGTGCTGCAACGTCTCAAGGAACACGCCAATACCCGGCACATTCCGGTGCATGTGATTTCCGTGGAAGACCGCGTCGAAGCCGCCATGCACATGGGTGCCATCGGTTACGCGGTGAAACCCACCACCCGAGAAGAACTCAAGGATGTGTTCGCGCGCCTGGAAGCCAAACTGACGCAAAAGGTCAAACGGGTGCTGCTGGTCGAGGATGACGACCTGCAACGTGACAGCATTGCCCGCCTGATCGGCGACGATGACATTGAAATCACCGATGTCGGCTACGCCCAGGCTGCGCTGGACCTGCTGCGCACCAACGTCTACGACTGCATGATCATCGACTTGAAGCTGCCGGACATGCTCGGCAACGAACTGCTCAAGCGCATGGCCACCGAAGATATCTGCTCGTTCCCACCGGTGATCGTCTACACCGGGCGCAACCTGACACGCGATGAGGAGGCCGAGCTGCGCAAGTACTCGCGCTCGATCATCATCAAGGGTGCGCGCTCCCCGGAGCGCCTGCTCGATGAAGTCACACTCTTTCTGCACAAAGTCGAATCCCAGCTGTCCCATGACCGTCAAAAGATGCTCAAGACCGCACGCAGCCGTGACAAGGTGTTCGAAGGGCGCAAGATCCTGCTGGTGGACGACGACGTGCGCAACATCTTCGCCCTGACCAGTGCCCTGGAGCATAAAGGCGCCGTGGTAGTGATCGGGCGCAATGGCCGTGAAGCCATCTACAAGCTCAATGAGGTCGAGGATATCGACCTGGTATTGATGGACGTGATGATGCCGGAGATGGATGGCTACGAAGCGACGGCGCTGATCCGCCAGGACCCGCGCTGGAAAAAGCTGCCGATCATTGCCGTCACCGCCAAGGCCATGAAAGATGACCAGGAGCGTTGCCTGGCGGCAGGTTCCAACGATTACCTGGCCAAACCGATTGATCTGGACCGTCTGTTCTCGTTGATCCGCGTGTGGCTACCGAAGATGGAACGCATTTAA
- a CDS encoding cytochrome P450, protein MSPPHREGDPGPNPREHLPSQLFTIPEIQFPFAAPSPRCDSERLRAHALAWAQRYGLIGRRGAHRLSTTALLDLGVALCGRAPTHRAEVLVCWYLWALTLDDRIDDGPWAENAALERFITSVQALTESDGQSVESSRFEDPMLAVLVDDLWPRTRCWGNDRWRDRLALHLIGHLRAQATLVRVRENDTALTLSEYLPLRRDSFGALFFFDLIDGAETLDPYALAAHAHAWDTLREHAADLIAWTNDIHSIAKDVVCGERFNLVSILADTAGVDWPAALESAHRMVNTAVAQFTAAAAQCASHPPGAATDPDRLRQVVRAAGDWHRSVSRYHLHAADSETTSNRQVDLKLTPPTLKSRQFEIDPYPLYEQLRTRLPIAYDEPTDVWLVSRHVDVKAVLTHPGVSNNNYNWQIGPLLGHTIVTMDGCEHAQHRALLSPSFRGKALAALEASVISVTTDLLARMHGRSQVDLIADFTAALPVRVMAHALGLPAQTREEVERLKRWCAIGFAYMGNYRQDPALLTGGLSNRDSFYDFIQPHIDARRAAPADDLISQLLAARIDGQPLSETFVRAYCAILMTAGSETSHGALANLIVNLLSEPGVKAAVIANPELMDNALAETLRRNPPLQLVLREARESLQLPSGTIPAGATLACLIGSANRDPVQFNSPDTFDMSRTEQATSHFAFGAGRHFCLGSLLARMEITTGARMLLQAFPNVRWAPGFTPVERGFLNRCPDRLEVIL, encoded by the coding sequence ATGTCACCGCCACACCGCGAGGGGGACCCCGGTCCCAACCCGAGAGAACATCTACCGTCGCAGCTCTTCACCATCCCCGAGATTCAGTTTCCTTTTGCCGCACCGTCACCGCGTTGCGACAGCGAACGGTTGCGCGCCCATGCCCTCGCCTGGGCGCAGCGATATGGCTTGATCGGCCGCCGTGGTGCGCATCGGTTGAGCACCACGGCGCTGCTCGACCTGGGAGTGGCGCTGTGCGGCAGGGCGCCCACGCACCGAGCCGAGGTTCTGGTGTGCTGGTACCTGTGGGCGCTTACGCTGGATGACCGTATCGATGACGGACCCTGGGCGGAAAACGCAGCGTTGGAGCGTTTCATCACCTCGGTGCAGGCCTTGACCGAGAGCGACGGTCAATCAGTCGAGAGCAGCCGGTTCGAAGACCCGATGCTCGCGGTTCTGGTGGATGATCTCTGGCCTCGGACCCGGTGTTGGGGGAACGACCGTTGGCGTGACAGGCTTGCGCTGCATCTGATCGGGCATTTGCGCGCGCAGGCCACCCTGGTGCGCGTGCGTGAGAACGACACGGCGCTCACATTGAGCGAATATCTGCCGCTGCGCCGGGACTCGTTCGGCGCACTGTTCTTCTTTGACCTTATCGACGGGGCCGAAACCCTCGACCCGTACGCGCTCGCCGCGCACGCTCACGCGTGGGACACCTTGCGCGAGCACGCTGCCGATCTGATTGCCTGGACAAACGATATCCATTCGATCGCCAAAGATGTGGTGTGTGGGGAGCGCTTCAACCTGGTCTCTATACTCGCGGACACCGCCGGCGTGGATTGGCCCGCCGCGCTCGAATCCGCCCACCGGATGGTGAACACGGCCGTTGCGCAGTTCACTGCGGCCGCCGCTCAGTGTGCAAGCCACCCGCCAGGCGCGGCGACCGACCCGGACCGCCTGCGCCAGGTCGTGCGGGCGGCCGGAGACTGGCACCGAAGCGTCTCTCGCTATCATCTGCACGCCGCCGATTCCGAGACAACGAGCAATCGGCAGGTGGACCTGAAACTCACCCCTCCGACACTGAAATCCCGGCAGTTCGAAATCGACCCCTACCCGTTGTATGAGCAATTGCGTACCAGGCTGCCGATTGCTTACGACGAACCCACCGATGTGTGGCTGGTCAGCCGACATGTGGATGTCAAGGCGGTCCTGACCCATCCGGGCGTCAGCAACAATAACTACAACTGGCAGATCGGGCCGCTGTTGGGCCACACCATTGTCACCATGGACGGCTGCGAACACGCCCAGCATCGCGCGTTGCTCAGCCCTTCGTTTCGCGGCAAGGCCCTCGCTGCGCTGGAAGCATCCGTCATTTCGGTGACCACAGACCTGCTGGCACGCATGCATGGCCGATCTCAGGTTGACCTGATTGCCGATTTCACCGCAGCGCTGCCGGTGCGGGTGATGGCGCATGCGCTGGGGCTCCCGGCGCAGACCCGCGAAGAGGTGGAGCGGCTCAAGCGCTGGTGTGCCATCGGCTTCGCCTACATGGGCAACTATCGACAGGACCCGGCATTGCTGACCGGTGGGTTGTCCAACCGGGACAGCTTCTATGACTTCATTCAGCCCCACATCGACGCGCGCCGTGCCGCACCCGCAGACGACCTGATCTCCCAACTGCTGGCGGCACGCATCGATGGTCAGCCGCTGTCCGAGACATTCGTGCGAGCTTACTGCGCGATCCTGATGACGGCGGGCAGCGAAACCAGTCACGGCGCCCTGGCGAACCTGATTGTCAACCTGCTGAGCGAGCCTGGCGTCAAAGCGGCGGTGATCGCCAATCCGGAGCTGATGGATAATGCCCTGGCCGAAACCCTGCGCCGCAATCCGCCGTTGCAGCTGGTATTGCGCGAGGCACGAGAGTCGCTGCAGTTGCCCTCGGGAACGATCCCGGCCGGCGCGACGCTGGCCTGCCTGATCGGCTCGGCCAACCGTGATCCGGTCCAATTCAACAGCCCGGATACCTTTGATATGTCGCGCACCGAGCAGGCGACCAGTCATTTCGCCTTTGGCGCCGGGCGGCACTTCTGCCTGGGCTCCCTGCTGGCACGGATGGAGATCACCACCGGCGCCCGCATGCTGCTGCAAGCTTTCCCCAACGTGCGCTGGGCGCCGGGGTTCACGCCTGTAGAACGCGGTTTTCTCAATCGCTGCCCGGATCGACTGGAGGTCATACTGTGA
- a CDS encoding response regulator, giving the protein MSAITSTILVVEDDAIVRMLIVDVLEELEFTVLEAADAAEALAQVEKTDQVIDLMMTDVGLPDMDGKQLATKVRELRPALPILFASGYAENIDVPAGMQVIGKPFSIDQLRDKVKSMLP; this is encoded by the coding sequence ATGTCCGCAATTACCTCCACCATCCTTGTTGTCGAAGACGACGCTATCGTGCGCATGCTGATCGTCGATGTGCTTGAGGAGTTGGAGTTCACGGTGCTTGAGGCTGCCGATGCTGCAGAGGCCCTGGCACAGGTGGAAAAAACTGACCAGGTGATCGACCTGATGATGACCGACGTCGGCTTGCCGGATATGGATGGCAAGCAACTGGCAACCAAGGTCCGCGAACTGCGACCTGCCCTGCCTATCCTGTTCGCCAGCGGCTACGCCGAGAACATCGATGTGCCCGCCGGCATGCAGGTGATTGGCAAGCCGTTCTCGATCGACCAATTGCGCGATAAAGTCAAATCAATGTTGCCCTGA
- a CDS encoding aspartate/glutamate racemase family protein: MRTIGLIGGMSWESSAEYYRIINRQVRDRLGPLRSAQLLMYSVDFGPVEQAQHAGRWDDTALILEDAARRLQAGGAECVVLCTNTMHRVAQRIEAAVTIPFLHIADAAGAAAVQAGTLTVGLLGTAFTMEQDFLKSRLIAQGLTVLVPDAEERKAVHRIIYEELCVGVISARSRLIYQRVIESLAARGAQAVILGCTEISLLIKPEHSDLPLLDTTELHAQAAVAFALED, encoded by the coding sequence ATGCGCACCATCGGCCTTATTGGCGGCATGAGCTGGGAGTCCAGTGCCGAGTATTACCGCATCATCAACCGGCAGGTACGCGATCGGCTCGGCCCGCTGCGTTCGGCGCAACTGTTGATGTACAGCGTGGACTTCGGCCCGGTGGAACAGGCCCAGCATGCCGGGCGCTGGGACGATACCGCGCTGATCCTGGAAGACGCCGCGCGCCGGCTCCAGGCCGGCGGCGCCGAGTGTGTGGTGCTGTGTACCAACACCATGCACCGCGTGGCGCAACGTATCGAGGCGGCGGTGACGATTCCCTTCCTGCATATCGCCGATGCGGCCGGGGCTGCGGCCGTGCAAGCCGGCACCTTGACCGTGGGCCTGCTTGGCACTGCATTCACCATGGAGCAGGACTTCCTCAAGTCCCGCCTGATCGCACAGGGCCTGACCGTGCTGGTGCCGGACGCGGAGGAACGCAAGGCCGTGCACCGGATCATTTATGAGGAGTTGTGTGTGGGCGTGATCAGCGCCAGATCGCGCTTAATCTACCAGCGGGTCATCGAGTCCCTGGCCGCGCGCGGCGCCCAGGCGGTGATCCTCGGCTGTACGGAAATCAGCCTGCTGATCAAACCCGAGCACAGCGACCTGCCACTGCTGGACACCACCGAGTTGCATGCGCAGGCTGCGGTGGCGTTTGCGCTGGAGGATTAA
- the idi gene encoding isopentenyl-diphosphate Delta-isomerase, with amino-acid sequence MVTDVVLVDAQDIQIGVCEKRDAHLGMGQLHRAFSVHLIDSRGRHLLQRRAAGKMLWPGFWSNACCSHPAPGESIPDAASRRLHEELGVRASCRALYSFEYHASFGSIGAEHELCHVLVAQSDAVVSPVPEEVSEIMWLTRAEISARLAEPHVQFTPWFRMQWRRLLLEHPWFDTASCDLRAACCQTDCNQL; translated from the coding sequence ATGGTCACTGATGTCGTGTTAGTCGATGCGCAAGATATTCAAATCGGGGTGTGCGAAAAACGCGATGCCCACCTGGGAATGGGCCAGCTTCATCGTGCCTTTTCGGTGCATTTGATCGACAGTCGAGGGCGTCATCTGCTTCAGCGTCGTGCGGCAGGCAAAATGCTGTGGCCCGGGTTCTGGTCGAATGCCTGCTGCAGTCATCCGGCGCCGGGAGAGTCGATCCCGGATGCGGCGTCTCGCCGTTTGCACGAAGAGTTGGGCGTCAGGGCGAGCTGTCGCGCGCTTTACAGTTTCGAGTACCACGCCAGCTTTGGTTCGATCGGTGCCGAGCACGAATTATGTCATGTGCTGGTTGCTCAGTCTGACGCTGTGGTTTCACCTGTGCCTGAGGAGGTCAGCGAAATCATGTGGCTGACCCGTGCCGAAATTTCAGCCCGGCTTGCTGAGCCGCACGTGCAGTTTACCCCTTGGTTTCGAATGCAGTGGCGTCGCCTTCTGTTGGAACATCCCTGGTTCGATACAGCGTCATGTGATCTACGAGCCGCCTGCTGCCAAACCGACTGCAATCAGCTTTAA
- a CDS encoding DUF1254 domain-containing protein, with translation MIGQPARLVLASLSILLSTGAWADFTANPAQARAIAKEAYLYGYPVVEMYKTLYTQAVDKGGANFKAPFNRIGNTAQVFTPKDTAFTTPNSDTPYSFVWMDLRREPLVLTLPRVEDNRYYSVQLLDLYTQNIAYLGTRSTGNNGGHYMIAGPDWKGQQPVDIDRVVYSESTIAYALYRTQLFDEKDLGKVKQIQNGYKVQSLSSYVKQAAPAKVPKIDWPKPMANMSDSPQLFRYLNFMLAFAAPQDSEKDLLARFATIGIAPGAPFKLNQLTAEQRKALEDGIADAKAEFATFKKDKIDTQQVPSGELYGSRDRLKNNYLYRYAGANLGMFGNSTDEAAYFTWFDDSEGKPANGARRSYTVHFAKDQLPPADAFWSLTMYDAKTKLLVPNHKKRYLINSRMLPGLKLDADGGLTLALQHHEPPKAEQSNWLPAPTGPFFAVLRIYLPKPEVTSGQWKLPPLTPLK, from the coding sequence ATGATTGGACAACCTGCGCGCCTGGTGTTGGCGAGCCTCTCGATACTCCTGAGCACCGGCGCCTGGGCCGACTTCACGGCAAACCCTGCCCAAGCGCGGGCCATAGCCAAGGAAGCCTATTTGTACGGCTACCCCGTGGTAGAGATGTACAAGACGCTGTACACCCAGGCCGTGGACAAAGGCGGGGCCAATTTCAAGGCGCCGTTCAATCGCATCGGCAACACCGCACAGGTCTTCACCCCCAAGGACACCGCGTTCACCACCCCGAACTCGGACACGCCCTACTCCTTCGTCTGGATGGACCTGCGCAGGGAACCCCTGGTGCTGACCCTGCCCAGGGTCGAAGACAACCGCTACTACTCGGTGCAGTTGCTCGACCTCTATACCCAGAACATCGCCTACCTGGGCACACGCAGCACCGGCAACAACGGCGGTCACTACATGATTGCGGGCCCTGACTGGAAGGGTCAGCAGCCGGTCGACATCGACCGCGTGGTCTACAGCGAGAGCACTATCGCCTACGCCCTGTATCGCACACAGCTGTTCGATGAAAAGGACCTGGGCAAGGTCAAGCAAATCCAGAACGGCTATAAGGTGCAATCGCTGAGCAGCTACGTGAAACAAGCGGCCCCGGCCAAGGTGCCGAAGATCGACTGGCCCAAGCCGATGGCGAACATGAGCGACAGCCCGCAATTGTTCCGCTACCTGAACTTCATGCTGGCCTTTGCCGCGCCCCAGGACAGTGAAAAAGACCTGCTGGCACGCTTCGCCACCATCGGCATCGCCCCCGGCGCGCCTTTCAAGCTGAACCAGCTGACCGCCGAACAGCGCAAAGCATTGGAAGACGGGATAGCCGATGCCAAGGCTGAGTTCGCCACCTTCAAGAAAGACAAGATCGACACTCAGCAAGTCCCCAGCGGCGAGCTGTACGGCAGCCGTGACCGCCTGAAAAACAATTACCTCTACCGTTATGCCGGCGCAAACCTGGGGATGTTCGGCAACTCCACCGACGAAGCCGCTTACTTCACCTGGTTCGACGACAGCGAAGGCAAACCGGCCAACGGCGCACGCCGCAGCTACACGGTCCATTTCGCCAAGGACCAACTGCCGCCGGCCGATGCGTTCTGGTCGCTGACCATGTACGACGCCAAGACCAAATTGCTGGTGCCGAACCACAAGAAACGTTACCTGATCAACTCGCGCATGCTGCCCGGCCTCAAACTGGACGCCGACGGTGGCCTGACCCTGGCCCTGCAGCATCATGAGCCACCGAAAGCCGAACAGAGCAACTGGCTGCCCGCCCCGACCGGGCCGTTCTTCGCGGTGCTGCGTATTTACCTGCCCAAGCCCGAAGTTACCAGCGGCCAATGGAAGTTGCCGCCGTTGACACCGCTCAAGTAA
- a CDS encoding class I SAM-dependent methyltransferase: MTTTVDSDKPGYTGSYLADQHAGQLARLRTLERAFDPLSQAVFDQLDLPRKPVILDLGAGAGSLAAWLSRRYPEASVTATDIDTRFLADIPGIRVLAHNAATDDFPAASFDVVHARALLCHLTEREDLLTRAITWLRPGGWLVIEDVSLEPGLRTANPTLRKVAQAGISLLEQSIGSDMLWATQLPGRLRDRGLANVRHRTLEGCIGDNSPADAFWAATTAQAGPALLKLGLLEQSDLDGMAGLRADPAFTEAALTFVSAWGQVL, encoded by the coding sequence GTGACCACTACCGTCGATTCCGATAAGCCCGGCTACACCGGCAGCTACCTCGCGGACCAGCACGCTGGCCAGTTGGCACGGCTGCGCACCCTGGAACGTGCGTTTGACCCGTTGAGCCAGGCGGTTTTCGATCAATTGGATCTGCCGCGCAAACCGGTCATCCTCGATCTCGGCGCCGGAGCCGGATCGCTCGCCGCCTGGCTGAGCCGGCGATATCCCGAAGCGAGCGTCACCGCCACGGATATCGACACCCGATTCCTTGCCGATATTCCCGGTATCCGGGTGCTTGCCCATAACGCCGCGACCGATGACTTCCCGGCGGCCTCCTTTGACGTGGTGCATGCCCGGGCGCTTCTGTGCCACCTCACCGAGCGCGAGGACCTGCTGACGCGGGCCATCACCTGGCTGCGCCCGGGTGGGTGGCTGGTGATCGAGGACGTGAGTCTGGAACCTGGCCTGAGAACCGCCAACCCAACGTTGCGCAAAGTGGCCCAGGCCGGGATCAGCCTCCTGGAGCAGTCAATAGGGTCCGACATGCTGTGGGCCACCCAACTGCCGGGCCGACTACGTGATCGGGGCCTTGCCAACGTGAGGCATCGCACGCTCGAAGGCTGTATCGGCGATAACAGCCCCGCCGATGCTTTTTGGGCCGCAACCACGGCACAAGCCGGGCCCGCGTTGCTCAAGCTGGGGTTGCTCGAACAGAGCGACCTGGATGGCATGGCCGGTCTACGTGCCGATCCCGCATTCACCGAGGCGGCCCTGACCTTCGTCAGTGCGTGGGGACAAGTTCTCTAA